From a region of the Pukyongiella litopenaei genome:
- the secG gene encoding preprotein translocase subunit SecG yields MENVVLIIHLLLALGLIAVVLMQRSEGGGLGMGGGGGGVMSGRAAATALGKVTWGLAIAFIITSLTLTILAAQDARGTSVVDRLGTPSAPTEDGNGAPALPAGDDLLPPAQGDNAPLAPRAD; encoded by the coding sequence ATGGAAAACGTCGTTCTCATCATCCACCTTCTGCTGGCCCTGGGCCTGATCGCCGTTGTGCTGATGCAGCGGTCCGAAGGCGGGGGCCTCGGCATGGGCGGCGGCGGCGGCGGCGTGATGTCCGGCCGCGCGGCCGCGACCGCGCTGGGCAAGGTGACCTGGGGACTGGCGATCGCCTTCATCATCACCTCGCTGACGCTGACCATCCTGGCGGCGCAGGATGCGCGCGGAACCTCGGTGGTGGACCGCCTGGGCACCCCGTCGGCCCCGACCGAGGACGGTAACGGCGCACCGGCGCTGCCGGCCGGCGACGACCTGCTGCCGCCGGCCCAGGGCGACAACGCACCGCTCGCCCCGCGCGCCGACTGA
- the nthB gene encoding nitrile hydratase subunit beta, with the protein MTRVHDMGGRFGDGPVRPDPEQAPVFAADWHARALAVTLAAGALGRWTLDESRHARECLSPADYTRFSYYEKWIAALADLLVAKGVLSRDDLTGHGGGGAHPLAGRRLAAENVARTLARGGPADRDAGPGPVFEAGQAVRALRPAANRLVEGGHTRLPAYAAGAQGYVLRCHGNHVLPDSNAHGLGEAPEPLYSVRFKAAQLWAAPEHPDDEVILDLWQSYLEPA; encoded by the coding sequence GTGACCCGGGTGCATGACATGGGCGGCCGGTTCGGTGACGGCCCGGTGCGGCCCGATCCCGAGCAGGCGCCGGTCTTTGCCGCCGACTGGCACGCCCGTGCGCTGGCGGTGACGCTGGCGGCCGGGGCGCTGGGGCGCTGGACCCTCGACGAATCGCGCCATGCCCGCGAATGCCTGTCGCCCGCGGATTACACGCGGTTTTCCTATTACGAGAAATGGATCGCGGCGCTGGCCGACCTGTTGGTGGCCAAGGGGGTGCTGAGCCGCGATGACCTGACCGGCCATGGGGGTGGCGGGGCGCACCCGCTGGCCGGGCGCAGGCTGGCGGCGGAGAATGTGGCACGGACGCTCGCGCGGGGCGGTCCGGCGGACCGGGACGCGGGGCCGGGGCCGGTATTCGAGGCCGGGCAGGCGGTGCGGGCGCTGCGCCCGGCGGCGAACCGGCTGGTCGAAGGCGGGCATACGCGGCTGCCCGCCTACGCGGCCGGGGCGCAGGGATATGTGCTGCGCTGCCATGGCAATCATGTGCTGCCCGACAGCAACGCGCACGGGCTGGGCGAGGCGCCCGAGCCGCTCTATTCGGTGCGGTTCAAGGCGGCGCAGCTCTGGGCCGCGCCGGAACATCCCGATGACGAGGTGATTCTCGACCTCTGGCAAAGCTATCTGGAACCCGCATGA
- the nthA gene encoding nitrile hydratase subunit alpha — translation MPHDHPDHDHPHALLPPEPALRVKALETILADKGLIDPAALDRIIDTYENRIGPRNGAQVVARAWIDDGFRAALREDATAVVAELGFFGRQGEHMVVVENTPSTHNMVVCTLCSCYPWPLLGIPPAWYKSDAYRARAVREPRRVLADFGVTLPADTAIRVWDSTAEVRYLVLPMRPEGTGDWDEAALAGLVTRDSMIGTGLPRAPS, via the coding sequence ATGCCGCATGACCATCCGGACCACGATCATCCGCACGCGCTGCTTCCGCCCGAACCGGCGCTGCGGGTCAAGGCGCTCGAGACGATCCTGGCGGACAAGGGGCTGATCGACCCCGCGGCGCTGGACCGGATCATCGACACCTATGAAAACCGGATCGGGCCGCGCAACGGGGCGCAGGTGGTGGCCCGCGCCTGGATCGATGACGGGTTCCGCGCGGCTTTGCGCGAGGATGCCACCGCCGTGGTGGCAGAACTGGGGTTCTTCGGGCGCCAGGGTGAACATATGGTGGTGGTGGAAAACACGCCATCGACCCATAACATGGTCGTGTGCACCTTGTGTTCCTGCTACCCGTGGCCGCTGCTGGGTATCCCGCCGGCCTGGTACAAATCGGACGCCTACCGCGCCCGTGCGGTGCGTGAGCCGCGCAGGGTTCTGGCCGATTTCGGCGTGACCCTGCCCGCGGACACCGCCATCCGGGTCTGGGACAGCACCGCCGAGGTCCGCTATCTCGTCCTGCCGATGCGCCCCGAGGGCACCGGCGACTGGGACGAGGCGGCGCTGGCCGGGCTCGTCACGCGGGATTCGATGATCGGCACCGGCCTGCCAAGGGCGCCGTCGTGA